The Chlorocebus sabaeus isolate Y175 chromosome 16, mChlSab1.0.hap1, whole genome shotgun sequence genome window below encodes:
- the LOC140708795 gene encoding large ribosomal subunit protein eL31-like, protein MNSSYFPPLTRKTSLNHVNMKSTKNPSGMTTQWTTQENSTVLFLSSLDSAEWLPQKRMERKKGRSAISEVVTRESTVDIHERIHGVGCTKPAPRAFGEMQKFAMKEMAAPDVRIDTKFNKPVWAKGIRSVPYRIRVRLSRKCNEDEESPNKFYTLVTYVPVTMFKNLQTVSVDEN, encoded by the coding sequence ATGAATAGTTCCTACTTTCCACCACTCACCAGAAAAACATCCCTAAACCATGTGAACATGAAAAGTACAAAGAACCCATCTGGGATGACCACCCAATGGACAACCCAAGAAAACTCAACTGTCCTTTTCCTCTCCAGCTTGGACTCGGCAGAATGGCTCCCGCAGAAGAGGATGGAGAGGAAAAAGGGCCGTTCTGCCATCAGCGAGGTGGTGACCCGAGAATCCACCGTCGACATTCACGAGCGCATCCACGGAGTGGGCTGCACGAAGCCTGCCCCTCGGGCATTCGGAGAGATGCAGAAATTTGCCATGAAGGAGATGGCAGCTCCAGATGTGCGCATCGATACCAAGTTCAACAAACCTGTCTGGGCCAAAGGAATAAGGAGTGTCCCCTACCGCATCCGTGTGCGGTTATCCAGAAAATGTAATGAGGATGAAGAGTCACCAAATAAGTTCTATACTTTGGTTACCTATGTACCTGTTACCATGTTCAAAAATCTACAGACAGTCAGTGTGGATGAGAACTAA